The Mycobacteriales bacterium genome has a window encoding:
- the ruvX gene encoding Holliday junction resolvase RuvX, whose translation MTRGVRIGVDVGSVRVGVAASDPDGILATPVATLPRAGSLDALTTLVREREAVEVVVGHPRHLSGAAGAAAHEAEAYAAELAERVAPVPVRLVDERLTTVTATRTLSDRGVRGRAQRAVVDQAAAVAILQSALDALRAAR comes from the coding sequence GTGACACGCGGGGTGCGGATCGGCGTGGACGTGGGCAGCGTGCGGGTCGGCGTCGCCGCGAGCGACCCCGACGGCATCCTCGCCACGCCGGTCGCGACGCTGCCGCGCGCGGGGAGCCTGGACGCGTTGACGACCCTCGTGCGCGAGCGCGAGGCGGTCGAGGTGGTCGTCGGCCACCCGCGGCACCTCTCCGGCGCGGCCGGCGCCGCCGCCCACGAGGCGGAGGCGTACGCCGCGGAGCTGGCCGAGCGGGTCGCGCCGGTGCCGGTGCGGCTGGTCGACGAGCGGCTGACGACGGTGACGGCGACGCGCACGCTGTCCGACCGCGGCGTGCGCGGCAGGGCGCAGCGCGCGGTGGTCGACCAGGCCGCCGCGGTCGCGATCCTCCAGTCGGCGCTCGACGCGCTGCGGGCGGCGCGGTGA